The following proteins come from a genomic window of Montipora capricornis isolate CH-2021 chromosome 9, ASM3666992v2, whole genome shotgun sequence:
- the LOC138015593 gene encoding START domain-containing protein 10-like produces MQVGEVRPAKAEDFEHFRRLAESVDGWNLHYDKQGTKVFCKVIDGSTIRLIKVVARFSDVSCSLMYDVLHDGDYRRCWDENMVECYEICQLDRYNDIGYYSIKCPTPMKNRDFVTQRSWNCTDDDFIIFNHTVYHKDIPVKKGFIRGQSILSGYFVQRKGEGCSVTYVSQVDLKGHLPKWLVNRASTKIAPKVVIKVHKAALGYQAWKAEHAPSYKPWIWPEQSIIPILRPEDVVSVRGDSPNGSDQEQEVIGEDPANYSSEENVDENIML; encoded by the exons ATGCAAGTTGGTGAAGTCCGGCCTGCGAAGGCAGAAGATTTTGAGCATTTTCGCCGACTGGCAGAGAGTGTCGATGGGTGGAATTTACATTATGATAAACAGGGAACCAAAGTGTTCTGCAAAGTCATAGACGGTTCAACGATTAGGCTTATAAAG GTTGTGGCAAGATTTAGTGATGTTTCCTGCTCATTAATGTATGATGTCCTTCATGATGGGGATTACAGGAGATGCTGGGATGAGAATATGGTGGAATGTTATGAGATCTGTCAGCTTGACAGATACAACGATATAGGTTACTATTCAA ttaAGTGTCCTACCCCAATGAAGAACAGGGATTTTGTGACCCAAAGGTCATGGAATTGCACGGATGATGACTTCATTATCTTTAATCACACTGTGTATCACAAG GATATTCCAGTTAAGAAAGGTTTTATCCGTGGTCAGTCAATTTTAAGTggatattttgttcaaagaaaaGGAGAAGGATGTTCTGTGACATACGTATCCCAAGTGGATTTGAAAG GTCACTTACCAAAGTGGTTGGTTAATCGGGCTTCAACAAAGATTGCTCCCAAg GTTGTAATCAAAGTTCACAAGGCTGCTCTTGGTTATCAAGCATGGAAGGCTGAACATGCTCCTAGCTACAAGCCATGGATCTGGCCTGAACAAAGTATTATACCAATACTTCGTCCTGAAGATGTGGTGTCTGTTCGTGGCGACTCTCCAAATGGATCCGACCAAGAACAAGAGGTCATTGGGGAAGACCCAGCTAATTATTCCAGTGAGGAAAATGTTGATGAAAATATAATGCTTTGA